In a genomic window of Polypterus senegalus isolate Bchr_013 chromosome 13, ASM1683550v1, whole genome shotgun sequence:
- the gpkow gene encoding G-patch domain and KOW motifs-containing protein, which translates to MADLGRSLVEGDAMNTTKEKLSTEVNKSVSSGVSFGFSRTVSKLNNQSLKRDALEKDYVTEVEGRQIVSTKPTEKPKELIIPLIHKNRWYKEDAANKAEPKQNSEKPKEDDAVVSQAVKELIEESRKQQDQWKSGPNVDSNLSIPLLMQNRMPEGYEDGDKLNVELLPPCPTENDYDSVPIEAFGLAMLKGMGWKEGEGVGKTFKEVIKPVELQYRPKGLGLGADKSAIKTQDESRPKRPPKPGEERADEEPQGLVVGSSVLIEKGPHKDLYGKVEGIDPDNARVMTKLAIGGKKVTVSQHCLRLVSRKEYDKYSKDLSRLSKAHKEKEKEKEKQQAKSQDEMSAHQQSESRDSQRSTHKHHEKSRKRKHEDDHKRDEVHSGKETKQMSSNSKSSSREHCWLQRDLRVRFIDKRFKKGDYYNSKMIIEDVLTPDTCVCRTDEGLLLDDIHQSMLETIVPKLHSDLIMVVLGKNRGQVGRILQRNKDKCYALVQLHKFEDQVFKLDYDAICHYIGGTA; encoded by the exons ATGGCGGATCTGGGAAGGAGTCTTGTTGAAGGAGATGCTATGAATACTACTAAGGAAAAACTGTCAACTGAAGTAAATAAGAGTGTCTCGTCTGGCGTTTCTTTTGGCTTCAGTAGGACCGTcagtaaattaaacaatcagaGTTTGAAACGAGACGCGCTAGAAAAAGATTACGTCACAGAAGTAGAAGGTCGGCAGATTGTTTC CACCAAGCCaactgaaaaaccaaaagaaCTAATAATTCCTCTGATCCACAAGAACCGCTGGTACAAAGAAGATGCAGCAAACAAAGCTGAACCAAAGCAGAACAGTGAGAAACCAAAAGAAGATGATGCGGTTGTATCACAGGCGGTGAAGGAATTAATAGAAG AATCAAGAAAACAGCAAGATCAATGGAAGAGTGGCCCAAATGTGGATTCAAACCTATCAATTCCCTTGCTTATGCAAAACAGAATGCCAGAAGGTTATGAAGATGGTGACAAGTTGAATGTTGAGTTGTTGCCACCATGT CCTACAGAAAACGATTATGACAGTGTACCTATTGAAGCTTTTGGTCTAGCCATGCTGAAAGGGATGGGCTGGAAAGAGGGTGAAGGCGTTGGGAAGACATTTAAAGA GGTCATCAAACCAGTTGAACTCCAGTATCGACCCAAGGGTTTAGGCCTGGGTGCTGACAAATCTGCAATCAAGACGCAAGATGAAAGTCGTCCCAAGCGTCCACCCAAGCCTGGTGAGGAGCGAGCAGACGAGGAGCCGCAGGGTCTAGTCGTTGGGAGCAGTGTGCTGATAGAGAAAGGACCCCATAAGGACCTTTATGGCAAG GTAGAAGGAATCGATCCGGACAATGCAAGGGTAATGACGAAGCTTGCAATTGGAGGAAAAAAAGTTACAGTCAGCCAGCACTGTTTGCGACTGGTCAGCCGCAAGGAGTACGATAAATACAGCAAAGACCTCA GTCGCCTGAGTAAAGcccacaaggaaaaagaaaaggagaaggagAAACAACAAGCCAAGTCACAGGATGAAATGAGTGCACACCAGCAGTCAGAGAGTCGGGATTCACAAAGAAGTACCCACAAACATCatgaaaaaagtagaaaaagaaagcATGAAGATGATCACAAAAG GGATGAAGTACATTCTGGCAAAGAAACTAAGCAGATGTCCAGCAACAGCAAGTCTTCTTCTAGAGAGCACTGTTGGCTTCAAAGAGACCTGCGAGTTCGATTCATAGACAAGCGGTTCAAAAAAGGCGACTACTACAATTCTAAG ATGATCATTGAAGATGTTCTAACTCCTGACACGTGTGTTTGTAGAACAGATGAAGGCCTTCTGCTAGATG ATATCCATCAGTCTATGTTGGAAACCATTGTTCCAAAATTGCACAGCGATCTTATCATGGTTGTGCTTGGCAAGAACAGGGGTCAG gtAGGAAGAATTCTTCAACGGAACAAGGACAAATGTTATGCTTTAGTTCAGCTTCATAAATTTGAAGACCAAGTGTTTAAACTGGATTATGATGCTATTTGCCATTATATTGGTGGGACAGCTTAG